Proteins encoded within one genomic window of Humulus lupulus chromosome 1, drHumLupu1.1, whole genome shotgun sequence:
- the LOC133823078 gene encoding uncharacterized protein LOC133823078, protein MEYLSRLLQFGAMQPAFRFHPMCKSLKIINLCFADDLVIFCKANYDSVQIIKQMFDEFCNSSGMKANLNKSQVFFGGISAQDKSQLQEVLHLEEGSFPLKYLGIPMRPTKWKEADCGEILKKIKLRLHTWSSRHLSYAGRVQLITSVLLGLRNYWMNIFLLPQSVIKEVDKLCMWFLWGHNGTRSNFHLTAWSTVCLPKTLGGLGFGEGSKWNKAMLGKYIWAINHQQETLRVKWIHTVYLKGTDFWLYQLKTDTS, encoded by the coding sequence ATGGAATATCTGTCTAGGCTGCTTCAATTTGGAGCGATGCAACCTGCATTTCGGTTCCACCCAATGTGTAAAAGTCTCAAAATCATCAATTTATGCTTTGCTGATGATTTAGTGATTTTTTGCAAAGCAAACTATGATTCTGTTCAGATTATTAAGCAGATGTTTGATGAATTTTGTAATAGTTCGGGAATGAAGGCTAATCTCAACAAGTCTCAAGTTTTCTTTGGTGGCATCTCGGCTCAAGACAAATCTCAGTTACAGGAAGTGCTTCATCTTGAGGAAGGCTCATTCCCTCTCAAATATCTGGGGATCCCTATGCGGCCTACTAAATGGAAAGAGGCTGACTGTggtgaaattttgaaaaaaattaagcTCCGTCTTCACACTTGGTCTAGTAGACATCTATCTTATGCAGGAAGGGTTCAACTTATTACCTCTGTTCTTCTTGGGCTGCGTAACTATTGGATGAATATCTTTTTATTGCCCCAAAGTGTCATTAAAGAAGTTGACAAGTTATGTATGTGGTTTCTTTGGGGACACAATGGGACTAGGAGTAATTTTCACCTCACTGCTTGGTCTACAGTGTGTTTGCCGAAAACCCTTGGAGGATTGGGGTTTGGTGAAGGTTCTAAATGGAACAAGGCCATGCTTGGGAAGTATATCTGGGCAATAAACCATCAACAAGAGACTTTGAGGGTCAAATGGATTCATACGGTGTACTTAAAAGGGACTGATTTCTGGCTCTACCAGCTCAAAACAGACACTAGCTAG